A region of Allocoleopsis franciscana PCC 7113 DNA encodes the following proteins:
- a CDS encoding GMC oxidoreductase, giving the protein MIIDDQYYDVIIVGTGAGGGTLARKLAPTGKKILLLDRGELIYRESSELVDTEVFKKEQFHAPEPWYDNSGEPFYPQTYYAVGGNTKIWSGVLQRMRERDFEQVQHQSGVSPAWPLKYQDFEPYYTEAEKLYQVHGKLEDDPTEPPHSEAYPFSEVAHEPMVQRIGETLSQQGLHPVHLPLGLGEHGRTDAEDTGVTPILNNENVTLKTSAKVVCLHTNPSGSEIKAVEAKIGEQSYLFLGDIVVLACGAVNSAALLLRSANEKHPNGLANGSNQVGRNLMKQLLSVVVQLTSTANSGSFSRTLGLNDFYWGNKDFPYPMGHVQNSGGIFQDVIFAEAPPVLSALSRLMPNFGLRQLATHSIGWWLKTEDLPHPDNRVRYVGDKLRIDYTPNNVEAHDRLVYRWVDVLKSVEQSQPNVFNRTTHPRSDMPVQVVANQCGTCRFGEDPATSVLNLDCRAHDVHNLYVVDSSFFPSHASVSPGLTVIANALRVGDRLIEQLK; this is encoded by the coding sequence ATGATCATTGACGACCAATACTATGACGTAATTATTGTTGGCACGGGTGCAGGCGGCGGAACGCTGGCGCGAAAGTTGGCACCGACTGGCAAAAAGATTTTGCTTCTAGATAGAGGAGAACTAATCTATCGCGAAAGCTCAGAATTGGTCGATACAGAAGTTTTTAAGAAAGAGCAATTTCATGCACCTGAACCCTGGTACGACAATTCCGGGGAACCGTTTTATCCGCAAACCTATTATGCCGTTGGTGGCAATACAAAAATCTGGAGTGGCGTTTTGCAGCGAATGCGCGAACGTGACTTCGAGCAAGTGCAGCATCAGAGTGGGGTTTCTCCTGCATGGCCACTAAAATATCAGGACTTTGAGCCTTACTACACAGAAGCTGAGAAGCTGTATCAAGTACACGGTAAACTCGAAGATGACCCCACTGAGCCGCCCCATAGTGAAGCCTATCCGTTTTCAGAAGTAGCTCATGAGCCAATGGTGCAACGCATTGGGGAGACTCTTTCTCAGCAGGGGTTGCATCCTGTACATTTGCCGCTAGGGTTGGGCGAACACGGTAGAACCGATGCTGAAGACACGGGAGTGACCCCAATCCTCAACAATGAGAACGTGACGCTGAAAACGTCTGCCAAAGTCGTTTGTCTGCATACCAACCCATCAGGCTCAGAGATTAAAGCAGTTGAGGCAAAAATTGGGGAGCAGTCCTATTTATTTTTAGGCGATATCGTAGTGCTTGCCTGTGGTGCCGTGAATTCGGCGGCATTGCTGCTGCGATCGGCTAACGAAAAACACCCCAACGGGCTTGCGAATGGCTCTAATCAGGTCGGGCGAAATTTAATGAAACAACTGCTGTCGGTTGTGGTGCAGTTAACCTCGACGGCTAATTCTGGGTCATTTTCCCGCACATTAGGGCTAAATGATTTTTATTGGGGAAACAAGGATTTTCCCTATCCGATGGGTCATGTGCAAAACTCTGGTGGCATTTTTCAAGATGTCATTTTTGCAGAAGCACCCCCTGTTTTATCGGCATTGTCTAGGCTTATGCCCAATTTTGGCTTGCGGCAGTTGGCAACCCATTCCATCGGTTGGTGGCTGAAAACGGAAGACTTGCCCCATCCCGACAATCGCGTTCGCTATGTGGGAGACAAACTGCGAATTGATTACACGCCGAATAATGTAGAGGCGCACGATCGCTTGGTGTATCGTTGGGTTGATGTATTGAAAAGCGTTGAGCAGTCTCAGCCCAATGTATTTAACCGCACAACTCATCCTCGCAGTGATATGCCTGTACAGGTTGTTGCTAATCAGTGCGGCACCTGTCGGTTTGGAGAAGACCCAGCGACTTCGGTGTTGAATCTGGACTGTCGTGCCCACGACGTGCATAATCTCTATGTGGTAGACAGCAGTTTTTTCCCCTCTCATGCCAGTGTGAGTCCTGGTTTAACAGTGATTGCCAATGCTTTGCGAGTTGGCGATCGCTTAATCGAGCAGTTGAAGTAG
- a CDS encoding DUF488 domain-containing protein, giving the protein MELFTIGHSNHSIEAFIALLQQHDVTALVDVRSHPYSRYLPHFNQTQLKTALFDVGIRYVFLGRELGARPSDPSCYVDGKALYERIASTDLFSQGIQRILKGAATYKIALMCAEKDPITCHRAVLVCQHLREFDLDINHILRNGNLETHQHLEERLLELHGLKQPELLEPVQLSLFNDLSLPAHSSIQYSTKDSLKEAYKRQGNQIAYVEKAVIQDE; this is encoded by the coding sequence ATGGAACTTTTTACGATTGGGCACTCCAATCACAGCATTGAAGCGTTTATTGCCCTACTACAACAACATGATGTAACGGCTTTGGTAGATGTGCGATCGCACCCCTACAGCCGCTATTTGCCCCACTTTAACCAGACACAACTTAAAACAGCACTATTTGATGTAGGAATTCGCTATGTTTTCCTAGGTCGTGAATTAGGAGCAAGACCCAGCGATCCAAGCTGCTATGTTGACGGCAAAGCTTTGTACGAAAGAATTGCCTCGACTGACTTATTTTCACAGGGTATTCAGCGGATATTGAAAGGTGCAGCAACCTACAAAATTGCACTGATGTGTGCTGAAAAAGATCCCATCACCTGTCATCGGGCTGTTTTAGTATGTCAACACTTACGCGAGTTTGACTTAGATATAAACCACATCTTGAGGAACGGTAATTTAGAGACTCATCAACATCTTGAAGAAAGACTTTTAGAGCTACATGGGCTAAAGCAACCAGAATTGCTTGAGCCAGTTCAACTGTCGCTATTTAATGATTTATCACTTCCTGCTCACTCTTCTATTCAATATTCAACCAAAGATTCTCTAAAAGAAGCATACAAGCGACAGGGTAATCAGATTGCCTATGTAGAAAAAGCGGTAATTCAGGATGAGTAA
- a CDS encoding DUF488 domain-containing protein: MSNSVNLFTIGFTKKTAQQFFDTLVNAGVKRVIDTRLNNISQLAGFTKRSDLEYFLRKIGDIEYVHMLELAPTKDILDDYKKNNGNWETYEKKFLNLMSERKIEKKIPPEVITGSCLLCSESKPHHCHRRLVAEYLKDKWSNINIYHL, translated from the coding sequence ATGAGTAACTCAGTTAATTTATTTACAATTGGTTTTACTAAAAAGACGGCTCAGCAATTCTTTGATACTCTTGTTAACGCTGGAGTAAAAAGAGTTATAGACACGCGCCTTAATAATATATCCCAATTAGCAGGATTTACTAAACGCAGCGATTTAGAGTATTTTTTACGCAAAATTGGTGATATAGAATACGTTCATATGCTAGAGCTGGCACCGACTAAAGATATTTTGGATGATTATAAAAAAAATAATGGGAATTGGGAGACTTATGAAAAGAAATTTTTGAATTTAATGAGCGAACGCAAAATTGAAAAAAAAATTCCCCCAGAAGTGATTACTGGTAGTTGTCTACTCTGTAGTGAATCAAAACCTCACCATTGCCACCGTCGTCTAGTTGCAGAGTATTTGAAGGATAAGTGGTCAAACATAAATATATATCATCTCTAA
- a CDS encoding dual OB domain-containing protein, which produces MAQIICFANSKKHGERCIAGIEISTGTWIRPVSNLDDGRIPRSMCLVDGEEPKLLDILEIPLATTGSGYECENRSLLPGRWQRVGRASLTDIVLYCEQEIIHSQWLNAVPFSFLQSLPPDQRRTLQLIRTTGLNVRQYPDTRKWEASLPTVNGQRMRSKITDLTLIDKLNQGITIGNECLVTISLGQPWRRSNSEELSCWKLVAGVIELSESDLILVEMRRLGWSIDQGREYLQRTYNKQLRKQLTATEMTQFLSYLKSLPTSSP; this is translated from the coding sequence ATGGCTCAAATTATCTGCTTTGCAAATTCCAAGAAACATGGTGAACGATGTATTGCAGGTATTGAAATTTCTACAGGTACATGGATTCGCCCTGTGTCCAATTTGGATGATGGTCGGATTCCTAGGAGTATGTGTTTAGTTGATGGTGAAGAGCCAAAATTGCTAGACATTCTAGAAATTCCTCTAGCAACTACTGGTTCTGGCTACGAGTGTGAAAATCGCTCGCTCTTGCCTGGAAGATGGCAGCGAGTAGGACGCGCTTCACTGACAGATATAGTTCTGTACTGTGAACAAGAAATTATTCATAGTCAATGGCTAAATGCTGTTCCTTTTTCCTTCCTACAATCACTGCCACCCGATCAGAGACGCACCTTACAACTTATTAGAACAACTGGACTTAATGTACGTCAGTATCCAGACACTCGAAAGTGGGAAGCTTCCTTGCCAACAGTTAATGGACAACGGATGAGGTCTAAAATTACAGACTTGACTCTTATTGACAAACTTAACCAAGGTATAACTATTGGAAATGAATGCTTAGTTACTATCAGCCTAGGACAACCTTGGCGCAGGAGTAATTCAGAAGAATTATCCTGCTGGAAATTGGTTGCGGGGGTCATCGAATTGTCAGAATCTGACTTGATCTTAGTTGAAATGAGGCGACTTGGCTGGAGTATTGATCAAGGACGGGAATATTTGCAGCGAACTTACAATAAGCAATTACGCAAGCAGTTGACTGCTACTGAAATGACTCAGTTCTTGAGCTACCTAAAATCCCTTCCTACAAGCAGTCCATGA
- a CDS encoding CHAT domain-containing protein, whose translation MKRTQHLLIVLSLVGCIPFTATTLTLKAAKSVSAQPIIPAADGTDTQVTPDGNRIDITGGRLSGDGANLFHSFSQFGLNANQTANFLSNPNIQNILGRVTGGDPSVINGLIQVTGGNSNLFLMNPAGIVFGTNASLNVPAAFTATTADGIGFKDNWFNATGVNNYTALVGTPSTFAFTTNQPGSIINAGNLAVSQGQNLTLLGGTVVNTGQLSAPGGQIMMAAVPGSNLVRLSQAGHLLSLEIDPTATAATSGITPLSLPQLLTGSGGTVASGVAVNSSGQVVLTNSGQVISTEAGTATASGTLDAAGETGGVVNVLGNQVEVLGAHISANGSNGGGTVRMGGDYRGTGTVPNASQTLVSHDSMITADALNSGDGGRVIVFATDTASIHGTLTARGGVFSGNGGLIETSGKQFLNLTSTPDASAFNGTGGTWLIDPTDITIVNGGGGAIGTNQVDVANINTALNTGTNVTITTDIGGTDQGNITQNTDAPINKTVGGEATLTLDADNDIILNAGISSTSGKLNLNLNANRDNSGAGRVQINDAISTLGGNITINGTSNGTDIHGIFVNSSINSGGGNITFNGTSIGSGLSAGIFVNENESITSEGGNIVFTGSSSSYVGILNKDASTIDSGGGTITFDGTSTGMGMGMGEPGRGISSEGVVLSQGGDINFTGNSLTEIGIFNNNEIDSKGGDITFNSTTQGTNDSAIGIFVNGNITSENGNVEFTGNSSNTGIYVTNANIASGSGNLTLSADKMIFDGTSAGTGTGNLRLQPVTPNLNLDIGGTFLSAAALAQFNGFSSMAIGGNDSSGDITLSDNVTFNTPVTLQSANGSINTNGFTITGAGDITLIANQGITTSSIINPGRQITITSNSGNIDTRAGTLNTSSTTGNGGDITLKSTEGAITTGNLNASGVTGGGAIAISARTQMTTGAIDSSASSGNGGNVFLDPLNDIQVVSINAQGGTGGTGGTVDITTDQFFRATGSFTAQNGITASISTAGGVGGGSITIRHGGGSLNTPFDVGNAGLNGTSSAITNGIDTLSPFRTFPGPFKLGDISLVTPSFFLDQNVLFNRDYQGNIPDNDKTLALLELPPSIGWLEIDAAFAEMEEFFTYQFEQYLGLPLSETVSLEQARATLRKNQAATGVKSALVYAVFVPDTQVPEATEDTANSGLETQTQRLLQRIPKDTDQLQLLVVTADGKAIGRRVPNTTRAQVVAMASLLRSRITDPRQPRHRYIPMAEQLDQWLVAPIKKDLQTEGIQNLVYIMDVGLRSLPMAALYDGRKFLVERYSIGMMPSLGLTNTQYQDIKNSQVLAMGASQFTDENPLPAVPVELSLITSRLWQGKSYLNQGFTLNNLKAQRRQKPFGIVHLATHARFRPGTRDNTYIRLWNSKLSLGELPQLGWNNPPVELLVLSACRTALGDREAELGFAGLAAQAGVKSVLGSVWNISDEGTLALMTEFYQQLKQAPIKAQALQQAQLAMLRGEVRLQGGELRTTTGEKLPLPPELAKLGDRDFSHPNYWSGFTMIGSPW comes from the coding sequence ATGAAAAGAACTCAACATTTACTGATAGTTCTATCTCTGGTAGGATGTATTCCTTTCACAGCCACTACTTTAACATTGAAAGCCGCTAAATCGGTATCTGCTCAACCGATTATTCCTGCTGCCGATGGCACTGACACCCAGGTTACTCCTGATGGCAACCGCATTGATATCACGGGGGGTCGTTTATCAGGAGATGGAGCGAATCTCTTTCATAGTTTCTCTCAGTTTGGTCTTAACGCCAATCAGACTGCAAATTTTCTCTCGAACCCGAATATCCAGAATATCCTGGGACGTGTAACTGGTGGTGACCCTTCAGTTATTAATGGTTTAATTCAGGTAACAGGGGGCAATTCCAACTTATTTTTGATGAATCCAGCCGGAATTGTCTTTGGCACAAATGCTAGCTTAAATGTACCTGCTGCCTTTACCGCAACGACCGCTGATGGAATTGGTTTTAAGGATAATTGGTTTAATGCTACAGGTGTTAATAATTACACGGCATTAGTCGGAACACCGAGTACATTTGCCTTCACCACAAATCAGCCAGGAAGTATTATCAATGCTGGCAATTTGGCAGTTAGTCAGGGACAGAATTTAACCTTATTGGGTGGCACTGTTGTCAATACCGGGCAACTTTCGGCACCAGGGGGACAAATTATGATGGCGGCTGTGCCTGGGTCGAATTTAGTTCGCCTGAGTCAAGCGGGACATCTACTCAGTTTGGAGATTGACCCAACAGCAACTGCGGCTACTTCCGGAATTACACCGCTTTCTTTGCCCCAGTTGCTGACTGGAAGCGGTGGGACTGTGGCATCGGGTGTTGCAGTTAATTCTTCAGGACAGGTAGTACTAACTAATTCTGGACAAGTAATTTCCACTGAAGCGGGAACCGCTACTGCCTCTGGTACTTTGGATGCTGCGGGTGAAACTGGCGGTGTCGTGAATGTCTTGGGCAACCAAGTGGAAGTTTTGGGTGCCCATATTAGCGCCAATGGTTCTAATGGCGGTGGCACGGTGCGAATGGGCGGGGATTATCGGGGTACAGGCACTGTTCCGAATGCGTCCCAAACCCTTGTCAGTCATGACTCGATGATTACTGCCGACGCCCTGAATAGCGGTGATGGTGGGAGAGTGATCGTGTTTGCCACGGATACTGCCAGCATCCACGGAACCTTAACTGCACGGGGAGGAGTATTTTCTGGGAATGGCGGATTGATTGAAACCTCTGGTAAGCAGTTTCTCAATCTCACCAGTACTCCCGATGCTTCTGCTTTTAATGGTACAGGTGGCACTTGGTTGATTGACCCAACGGATATCACGATTGTCAATGGCGGGGGCGGTGCGATTGGCACCAATCAGGTGGATGTCGCCAACATCAATACCGCACTTAACACTGGCACTAACGTTACGATTACAACGGATATTGGAGGCACTGACCAAGGCAACATCACTCAAAATACCGATGCACCGATCAACAAGACAGTCGGTGGAGAGGCGACTCTTACATTGGATGCTGACAATGACATTATTCTGAATGCGGGAATCAGTTCTACGAGTGGCAAGCTGAATTTGAATCTAAATGCCAACAGAGATAATAGCGGTGCAGGCAGAGTTCAAATCAATGATGCCATCTCCACGTTAGGTGGAAATATCACTATCAATGGAACCAGCAACGGCACCGATATACATGGCATCTTCGTCAACAGTTCGATCAACTCCGGAGGTGGGAACATCACCTTTAACGGGACGAGTATCGGATCTGGCCTATCTGCTGGCATCTTCGTTAATGAGAATGAGAGTATCACCTCGGAGGGTGGGAATATCGTCTTCACTGGCAGTAGCAGCAGTTATGTTGGCATTTTGAACAAAGACGCCAGCACAATCGACTCCGGAGGGGGAACAATCACCTTTGATGGGACGAGTACGGGCATGGGTATGGGTATGGGTGAACCCGGTAGGGGAATTAGTTCGGAAGGAGTTGTTCTCTCACAGGGTGGAGATATCAATTTTACAGGGAATAGCCTTACTGAAATTGGCATCTTTAACAATAATGAGATCGATTCCAAAGGAGGAGACATTACCTTCAACAGCACGACGCAGGGAACTAACGACTCTGCCATAGGCATCTTTGTTAATGGGAATATTACTTCAGAAAACGGCAACGTTGAGTTCACAGGAAATAGCAGCAATACGGGTATTTATGTAACCAATGCAAATATCGCTTCAGGAAGCGGCAATCTTACCCTGTCTGCTGACAAAATGATTTTTGACGGTACTTCTGCTGGGACTGGTACGGGCAATTTACGGTTGCAGCCGGTTACCCCCAATCTGAATCTGGACATCGGCGGAACCTTCCTGAGTGCCGCCGCCCTGGCACAATTCAATGGCTTTTCTTCTATGGCTATTGGAGGCAATGACAGCAGTGGTGATATTACCCTGAGCGATAATGTCACATTTAATACCCCAGTCACGCTGCAATCAGCCAATGGCTCGATTAACACCAACGGTTTTACGATAACTGGAGCGGGTGACATTACGCTAATCGCCAATCAAGGGATTACCACTAGCTCTATCATCAATCCAGGTCGGCAGATTACGATAACTAGCAATAGTGGCAATATTGATACTCGTGCCGGAACGCTAAATACTAGCTCCACGACTGGCAATGGAGGAGATATTACCCTGAAGAGTACTGAGGGAGCAATTACTACAGGTAACCTCAACGCTTCAGGAGTCACTGGAGGAGGCGCGATCGCAATTTCAGCTCGGACTCAGATGACGACTGGGGCGATCGATTCCAGCGCCAGTTCTGGCAATGGGGGTAATGTTTTCCTTGACCCTCTCAATGATATCCAAGTGGTTTCGATTAATGCCCAAGGGGGAACAGGGGGCACCGGGGGCACCGTTGATATTACGACTGACCAGTTTTTCCGGGCAACGGGCAGTTTCACGGCTCAAAATGGCATAACCGCCAGCATTTCTACGGCTGGGGGTGTGGGAGGCGGTTCAATTACAATCCGGCATGGCGGTGGTAGCTTGAACACTCCCTTTGATGTGGGAAATGCAGGATTGAATGGTACATCTAGCGCAATTACCAATGGAATTGATACCCTTTCTCCCTTTCGGACATTCCCCGGCCCATTCAAGTTGGGCGATATTAGTCTGGTTACTCCGTCATTTTTCCTAGACCAAAACGTCTTGTTCAATCGTGACTACCAGGGTAATATCCCGGATAATGACAAAACCTTAGCGCTACTCGAACTACCACCAAGTATCGGCTGGCTGGAGATTGATGCCGCTTTTGCGGAAATGGAGGAGTTCTTCACCTACCAATTCGAGCAGTATCTAGGACTCCCGTTGAGTGAAACTGTCTCTTTAGAACAAGCTCGTGCGACACTGCGGAAAAATCAGGCCGCCACAGGTGTAAAATCAGCTCTAGTTTATGCCGTATTTGTACCCGATACCCAAGTCCCGGAGGCAACAGAGGATACAGCTAATTCAGGACTAGAGACTCAAACTCAACGCCTCCTCCAGCGCATTCCCAAAGATACTGATCAATTACAACTGCTCGTGGTGACGGCAGATGGGAAAGCGATTGGGCGGCGCGTGCCCAATACGACACGAGCTCAGGTGGTGGCAATGGCAAGCCTTTTGCGAAGTCGCATTACTGATCCCAGGCAACCGCGCCATCGCTACATTCCTATGGCAGAGCAACTGGATCAATGGCTGGTGGCACCGATTAAGAAAGATTTACAAACTGAGGGCATCCAAAATCTCGTCTATATCATGGATGTGGGTTTGCGTTCGCTGCCGATGGCGGCTCTTTACGACGGTCGGAAATTTTTAGTGGAACGGTATAGTATCGGGATGATGCCCAGTTTGGGCTTAACCAATACCCAATACCAAGACATCAAAAATTCTCAAGTGCTGGCGATGGGGGCGTCCCAATTCACGGATGAAAACCCCTTACCGGCGGTACCCGTGGAGTTGTCCTTGATTACTTCACGGTTGTGGCAGGGTAAGTCTTACCTCAATCAAGGCTTTACGTTGAATAATCTGAAAGCCCAACGCCGCCAGAAGCCGTTTGGTATTGTTCACCTAGCGACTCATGCCCGCTTTAGACCGGGGACACGGGATAATACTTACATTCGTCTGTGGAACAGTAAGCTATCCCTGGGTGAGTTGCCGCAGTTAGGCTGGAATAACCCACCGGTGGAGTTATTAGTATTGAGTGCTTGTCGCACGGCATTGGGCGATCGCGAAGCCGAGTTGGGCTTTGCTGGGTTAGCGGCACAAGCGGGGGTTAAGTCGGTTTTGGGGAGTGTGTGGAACATCAGCGATGAAGGGACGTTGGCGCTGATGACGGAATTTTATCAACAGTTGAAGCAGGCACCGATCAAAGCGCAGGCGCTACAACAGGCGCAACTGGCAATGCTGAGGGGAGAGGTTCGCTTGCAGGGTGGGGAGTTACGCACTACGACGGGGGAGAAGCTGCCTCTGCCGCCGGAACTGGCAAAGCTGGGAGATCGGGATTTCTCACATCCCAATTACTGGTCTGGATTTACGATGATTGGTAGTCCTTGGTAA
- a CDS encoding ParM/StbA family protein produces the protein MTVQQSAATPMNSASTPMNSASTPMNSAATPMNNPKSATTPANPRQPTNMGKSILSVDLGRTSTKTCVSREPNNVVFIPANVKQLSMEQARGGIFEARTTDPLLDMWLEYQGKGYAVGQLAADFGANLGVGQSKVEDALAKVLACIGYFNFKDEVSVILGLPYLSQDQFEREKAQLVSLLSGPHIMTYRGESVSININKVWVMPEGYGSLLWCESQPKKGPGPDFTRLSVAIVDIGHQTTDCLMVDSFRFARGASKSEAFAMSQFYEQVAAEIEGADSQSLSLITAVNRPKGDRFYRPRGATKPTNLDDFLPNLKESFSREMCSRVLAWLPERVTDVILTGGGGEFFWDDIQRLLKEAKINAHLAAPSRQANALGQYIYGEAQLAASATRSAKV, from the coding sequence ATGACGGTTCAACAGTCTGCTGCTACCCCGATGAATTCGGCTTCTACGCCGATGAATTCGGCTTCTACGCCGATGAATTCGGCAGCTACCCCAATGAATAACCCGAAGTCGGCGACGACTCCGGCGAATCCCAGACAACCGACCAACATGGGGAAATCGATTCTCAGCGTGGACTTAGGTCGAACATCCACAAAGACTTGTGTGTCACGCGAACCCAACAATGTAGTCTTCATTCCTGCCAACGTGAAGCAATTATCGATGGAACAGGCTCGTGGGGGTATTTTTGAAGCTCGCACCACTGATCCACTATTAGATATGTGGCTGGAGTATCAAGGAAAGGGCTATGCTGTTGGTCAACTGGCAGCAGACTTTGGGGCAAATCTTGGCGTAGGTCAATCGAAAGTTGAGGATGCACTCGCAAAAGTATTGGCCTGTATCGGGTACTTCAATTTTAAAGATGAGGTATCCGTTATACTCGGTCTGCCTTATCTTTCCCAGGATCAGTTTGAACGGGAAAAGGCTCAGTTGGTTAGCCTTCTGAGTGGGCCTCATATTATGACTTATCGGGGCGAGTCGGTGTCGATTAACATTAACAAAGTTTGGGTCATGCCAGAAGGATATGGCAGTCTCTTGTGGTGTGAATCTCAACCCAAGAAAGGGCCAGGACCAGACTTTACGAGACTCTCCGTGGCAATTGTAGACATTGGGCATCAAACCACAGATTGTTTGATGGTGGATAGCTTCCGGTTTGCGCGAGGAGCTTCTAAGAGCGAAGCCTTTGCCATGAGTCAGTTTTATGAGCAAGTTGCCGCCGAGATTGAGGGCGCAGACAGTCAATCTCTATCTCTGATTACGGCAGTGAACCGACCCAAAGGCGATCGCTTTTACCGTCCCAGAGGTGCAACCAAGCCGACCAATTTAGACGATTTTCTGCCTAACCTGAAAGAGAGTTTCTCTCGCGAAATGTGTAGCCGCGTGCTAGCATGGCTGCCGGAGCGCGTCACGGATGTGATTCTCACCGGAGGGGGTGGTGAGTTCTTCTGGGATGACATCCAACGTTTACTGAAAGAGGCTAAGATTAATGCCCACTTAGCTGCACCCTCGCGGCAAGCCAATGCCTTAGGGCAGTATATTTATGGTGAAGCTCAGTTGGCAGCATCGGCTACTCGCTCTGCTAAGGTTTGA
- a CDS encoding retropepsin-like aspartic protease → MWKFSTYPGSLLIMSGILALSSVGCSGDSSESSANPSTSQSVSQSASPSGSPVASPSASPSASPVASPVASPVASTSASPAANPSANPSASPAANPSASPSAKLAPVLKPKLALASKVAPSPTVSPSANPEAYNRAIDIAMGASTISKSAVSRDDWKLVANSWQQAIDFLKQVPASSPQHAVAKTKLSQYQRFLADAKQKSAPLPKKNTVGDVNPSFFSIPIKGRRNGTPIIEVSFNNQRKFDMLFDTGATITLIPESIALSLQLKPQGSTIVTVADGAAIVVSKTILKSMEIDGRVKRNMSVVVAPPAMEEGLLGQDFYEGYDIAIKENIIEFRRYGQ, encoded by the coding sequence ATGTGGAAATTTTCTACCTATCCTGGCAGCCTGCTGATTATGTCCGGTATTTTGGCATTGAGTAGTGTGGGCTGCTCAGGTGATTCCTCTGAGAGCTCAGCCAATCCATCAACGAGTCAGTCAGTCAGTCAGTCAGCCAGTCCATCAGGCAGTCCGGTAGCCAGTCCATCAGCCAGTCCATCAGCCAGTCCGGTAGCCAGTCCGGTAGCCAGTCCGGTAGCCAGTACATCAGCTAGTCCGGCAGCCAATCCATCAGCCAATCCATCAGCTAGTCCGGCAGCCAATCCATCAGCCAGTCCATCAGCTAAGCTAGCTCCCGTACTCAAACCCAAGCTTGCGCTTGCCTCAAAGGTAGCTCCCTCTCCGACAGTATCACCCTCTGCCAATCCCGAAGCCTATAATCGCGCCATCGATATTGCGATGGGTGCGTCTACCATCAGTAAATCTGCTGTGTCTCGCGATGACTGGAAACTGGTGGCAAACTCCTGGCAACAGGCGATTGACTTCTTAAAACAAGTGCCGGCTTCTAGTCCTCAGCACGCCGTCGCTAAGACAAAACTGTCCCAATATCAGCGTTTTTTAGCAGATGCGAAGCAAAAATCGGCACCACTACCGAAAAAGAACACTGTGGGTGATGTCAATCCATCATTTTTCTCCATACCGATCAAAGGACGAAGAAACGGAACACCGATTATAGAAGTTAGCTTTAATAATCAACGTAAATTTGACATGCTGTTTGATACAGGGGCTACTATTACTCTCATTCCCGAAAGTATTGCCCTTTCGTTGCAATTGAAACCGCAAGGCTCAACAATAGTGACTGTAGCCGATGGTGCAGCTATTGTAGTCTCGAAAACCATTCTCAAATCGATGGAAATTGATGGTCGTGTCAAAAGAAATATGTCAGTCGTTGTCGCGCCACCTGCAATGGAAGAAGGTCTATTAGGACAAGATTTCTACGAAGGCTACGATATTGCCATTAAAGAAAATATCATTGAATTTCGCCGATATGGACAATAG